Below is a genomic region from Phycobacter azelaicus.
GCGTACAGGATGGTCTGGTTCAGCCCCAAGAGGATGGTCGGCGCCGCATAGGGCGCGCGCACGTCGCGCATCATCTGCCAGCGGGTCGCTCCAGAAGCTGTCGCCGCCTCAATCATCTCGGCCGGGGTTTCGGTCAGCCCATGACGCGTGTAGCGGATCATCGGAACGATCGCATAGGCAATGATCGCCAGGAAGGCCGAGAACTCTCCGATCTGAAACACCATCAAGACCGGGATCAGGAAGACAAACAGCGGGATCGTCTGCAGCATGTCACAGACCGGGCGCACCACGCGCCACACCATGGGCGACACAGCCGAGGCAAGACCGATTACCCCCCCAAGGACGGCGCAGGCAAAAACGGCCGCGCCCGACAGGTATAGCGACAACAGCGCCCGCTCCCACAGCCCCGACAGCAGGATCGTTGAAAGCAGAACCACCGAAAGCGCCGAAAGACGTACACCGCCCGCCACGTAGGACAGTGCCCCAACGCCGACCAGAACGAAGGGCCAAGGGAGCTGGGAAATCCCCGTCTCCAGCATGCCTGCCGCGATGAGGATCACCAAACCCAGCGTCAGCTTGCCGCGATAGGCGCAGTAGAGCCCGACCACCGCACCAGCTGCAAAAAGCGCCATGCTCATGCCGGAGGTCCAGACAAAGCCCCAGGTGAAAGGCAGCACCGCCTGATCAAGACCGATGCGCAGCGGCAGCAGCACGTAGAACATCACGCCGTTCTTGATGGCCGTCAAAAGCTCGGCATTGGCGCTGGTAAAGGCCGACAGCCCCGCATCCACCCGGTCCGCCGTGCTGTTGAACAGCGCATAGGCGCCCGGATCCTGGATCTGCCCATAAAAGGCCAGGCTTGCGAGCGCGCCAAGGGCAAGGATCACCAGCGAGACGCGGCCGTCATAATAGCGGCGTTTCTCGTTGGCGAGCGTACCACTCATCCGGTCGATCAGAATGGCAAAGATCACGATGACCAGACCGGCCAAAAGGCTGGCGCCGAACTGCGCCTTGCGCATGGTCAAAAGGACTTCCCAACCAATGTCGTCAAAGCCCCCGATCACGGCAGCAATGATCACCATCGACAGAGCCGCCATCAGGCATTGGTTCACACCCACCATGATCTGAGTTGCCGCGGCAGGAATTTCGACCTGGAAGAGCTGCTGCACCCGGGTGCCGCCTGCCATGATCGCGGCTTCCTTGATCTCCGGTTCGATGCGCTGCAGGCCGAGCAAGACGTTGCGCGCCATCGGCGGAGCCGCATATATGGCCGATGCAATAAGACCCACAACCGGGCCAAAACCGAAGAGCACCAGGAGCGGCGTGAGATAGGCAAAGGTCGGCACCGTCTGCATGACATCCAGCAGTGCCTGCACCGGCGCACGGACACGCGGGTATTCATTGGCCAGAATCCCGATTGCTCCGCCAATCAGCAGCGCCAGCGGCACCGAGACCGACACCAGCGCCAGCGTATTCATGCTTTGCGGCCAATAGCCCGAGGCCAACACCGCACCGAGACCAACTGCCGCCATCAGCGCCATGGTGAGGCCCCCAAGCCGCCAGCCCAGCGCCACCGTGGCCGCGATCAGGAATGGCCAGGGCGTCGCCCCGAGGATCCAGTTCGCCGCCTCCATCGGATAGGCCATAAGGGCCGAGAACTGACGCGCCGCCGGTTTGATCAGGGCAAGGAAAGCCTCCATCGCGCTGCCGACCCACTCGGTCGCAGGCAGCACCCATCCTTTCGGAAAGGCCGTCAACCAGGGCGCCACGCCTTCGAGCACCAGACACATGGCGCCCACGGCCAGCGCGATCAGCGCCGCCATGCTGCCTTTGCTGAGCGTCATCATGCCGCCGGATCCACCTGCAGGGCGGCGGCCAGATCCGCCGGATTCACAACGCCCAACAGTTCGCCATTCTCATCGCGCACCGGCACGGGTTCATAAAGCTCCATGCAGCGCGCAAGGGCCGCATCCAGCGTCATGTCGCGGCGCAGGCCCGGATCATCCGGCCCATGAGCCAGATCGCCGCCCGCCTGCATGACAGAGGCCACGCGCGCATGCTGACCCTTGGCCACGTCCTTGGAGAATTCGCGCACATAGTCATCGACCGGGTTCAGCACGATATCCGAGGGCGTGCCGATCTGCACAATCTTGCCATCGCGCATGATGGCGATGCGGTCGGCCAGTTTCAGCGCCTCGTTGATGTCATGGGTGATGAAGACGATGGTGGTCTTCAGTTTGGCCTGAATATCAAGGAATTCATCCTGCAACTGGCGGCGGATCAAGGGATCCAGTGCGGAAAACGGCTCATCGAGAAACCAGACCGAGCAATCCGCAACCAGGGAACGAGCAATGCCGACACGCTGACGCTGACCACCGGAAAGTTCACGCGGGAAATTCTTTTCACGCCCACCAAGACCAACCAGGTCGATCACCTTTTGCGCCTTGGCGAGGCGTTCCTTCCTGCCCATGCCCTGCACCCGCAGCGGATAGGCGACGTTTTCGGCCACGCTCATATGCGGGAAGAGGCCGAAGTGCTGAAACACCATGCCGAGCTTGTTGCGGCGCATCTCGATCAGCCGCTTCGGGCTGGCGGTACGGATATCCTCACCCTCGATCAGGATCTCACCGCCTGTGCCGGGCAAAAGCTGGGAAATGCAGCGGATCAGGGTCGACTTGCCCGAGCCGCTGAGGCCCATGATCACAAAGAGTTCACCCTCTTGCACCTCAAAGGTGGCGTCCTGCACCGCGGGCGTCAGACCCTCGGCGCGCAGTTCGGCAGCGGCCTCATCCGCGGACGCGGTGGAAGACAGCGCCCGTTTGAGGGCGCTTTCTGCGTTGGCACCAAACACCTGCCAGACATGCTGGCAGGTGATGGCAGGTGTTACCTCTTTGCTCACGGTGTCACCCTCACTGCAGCGCGGCATCCACAACCGGGCGCCAGCTGTCCTCGTTCGCGGCCATCCATTCCGCGACAACCTCTTCGACCTTGCCGCCATCGACGTCCACCGCACCCATCATCGGCTGCTGATCTTCCACCGCCAGGGTGTAGTTGTAGAGGATCTCGAACGCAGCAGGCCAGGTTTCGGCAAGGCCCGACCAGCCGGCCTTGAAGATGCGCGAAGGCGCAAAGTCACAATCGTTTACTGCGTTGGGGTTAGGGCCCCAGGCCGGATCGTTGAAGCAGGCCTCTTCGCCCACCGGCAGGTCCACAAATTTCACGTCATAAGCAGACATTGCCCAATGCGGCTGCCAGAAGGTCACCAGCAGAGGCGTCTTGCGCTCGGTTGCAGCGCGCAGTTCAACGATCAGGGCCGCTTCGGACCCGGCGGGCACGGCTTTGAAGGGGAGATCAAGGCCAGTCATGCGGTCAGCGCCAGGGGTGCCCCAGTCAGCCGGATAGTCCACCAGGCGGCCCGCAGGCAAGGTTTCAGCGGTCGCAAACAGCGGCGCGCAGTCCTTCAGCGCTTCCCAGGCAGGCAGGCCCGGGCACAGCTCGGCCACATGGGCGGGATAGGCGATGCCTTCCTTGGCGTCGAGTTCAAGATCGCCCAGCTCGACTACGGTGCCCTCGGCGACCTTTTTGGCATATTCGTCAGAAACGTTTGAGGACCAGATCTCCAGCGTCGCGTGGATGTCACCATCCGCGATCGCCTGGAACTGGTTCATCATTCCGGCAGAGACGTACTCAACCTTGTAACCCGCAGCTTTGAGCATCTCACCGGCGATATGGGTGGTGATGTGCTGACCTGTCCATTCGTTCATCGCCAGCTTGATCGGCTTGTCCACAGCGCCCAGATCGGCGGCCCCGGCTGCGCTCGATATGAAAGCCGCAGCGCCCAGCGTCAGTGCAAAAGAAGTTGTCTTCATTGATGTCATCCCTGTTCTTTTGGGGGCGAAGGCCGAATCGGCCCCATCGCGCCCCGATATGTTGTTGATCGTCCAAACTCATGGATCCGGTGTCGGAGCGTCATGCCACCCGCCCGAACCAGGCCCGTCGCACGCCATGTCGATGACCAAGTGTGACCGGCTCATGGCCTAGGTTTTGACGTTCTTGCGACCATTTGTCGAGCATTCGCGGCATAGATACCGGAATTTCTTGATTATCCATTCAATTTTTTGGTTCGAAATTCAAGAATGGAATTCAGAACAGACATGTCCAGTGGCGCTTTCCGCCCAAAAAAGAGAATCACCCAAGAGAATCAAAGCTCGCCGTCTTGGGGCCGACCGACCTACAGGACCGCCGCAAGTTGCCGCATGGCGCCGGTGACCCGGCTCAGATCGTCAGGCATCGTCACAAAGGGGGGCATGGTGTAGATATTGTGCCCAAAGGGACGCAGGAATACACCGCTTTTAGGGGCCAGAGCGTGCGCCTCATCTGCCGAGACGCGGTGATCCATTTCGATTACACCAATCGCGCCCAGCACCCGCACATCACGCACGCCGGGAAGATCACGCGCGGGGGCCAGCTCTTCTATCATCTGCGCCTCGATCTGTGCGATGCGGGAGCGCCAGTCCTGCCCGGTCAGCAAATCGATCGCCGCGCAGGCCGCGGAGCAGGCCAGCGGGTTCGCCATATACGTAGGGCCATGCATGAAGATGCCCGGATGGCCGCCACCGATCCCCTCTGCCACGCGATCGTTGGTGAGCGTCGCCGCGAACGAGATATGCCCGCCCGTGAGCCCCTTGCCGAGACAAATGATGTCCGGCTGAATGTCGGTGAGACCGGTGGCGAACATTTCCCCCGTGCGCCCAAACCCTGTGGCAATCTCATCAAATATCAAAAGGACACCGAATTCGTCACACAAAGCGCGAGCCTGATTCAGATATTCAGGATGGTAGAAATACATACCTCCCGTACCCTGTACCACGGGTTCGAGGATGAAAGCCGCGATCCGGTCCTGCCCCACCTCAAGAACCCGGCGCAGCTCGGCCAGTCCGTTCTGCTCGGGGTCCTCGATCCAAGGATGATCAAGGCGCACAGGCGGGCGGGCGACGAAGTGCTGCACGCTGAGCGCGCCCTGAAACAGGTGGTGCATGCCCGTATCCGGATCGCAAACGCTCATCGCCTTCCAGGTGTCGCCATGATAGCCCGACCGCACCGTCGCGAATTCGCTGCGCCCCGGATGGCCCATGGCGTGCTGATATTGCACCGCCATCTTCATCGCCACCTCGACCGAAACCGAGCCGCTGTCGCAATAGAAGATCCGCGTCAGGCTCTCTGGCGTCACATCAAGCAGCCGCCGCCCGAGATCAACCGCCGGATCGTGGGTCAGACCGCCGAACATCACATGGGGCAGCCGGTCCAGCTGCGCCTTAATGGCGCCCGTGATCGCCGGATGCCGGTGGCCGTGCATCATGCACCACCATGAGGACATCGCATCAATCAGCCGCGTGCCGTCTTCCAGCGTGATATGAACGCCTTCGGCCTCTTTCACCAGAAAGGTCGGTCCGGGCTTGGTAACATTCGTGTATGGGTGCCAAAGGTGCTTTTGATCAAAGGCCAGCGGGCCGAGAGCTGTGTCGGGCATTTCAGATCAAGGCTTTCCTGATGGTGTCAAGATCAATGTCCGCCGCGCAGGCCGAGCGCAGAGCATCTGGCGTCAACGGAGCAATAACAGGCAAACGGCCAAGGTGGGCCACCTCGCCGAACTGGCAGATCGTCTCCTCTACCTCCGGGGCGGGATCGCCATTGAAGATCACGCCGACAACACTGCAGCCGCGCGCGCGCAGCGCCTCTAGCGACAACAACGTGTGGTTGATTGTACCAAGGCGCGTAGAGGCACACAGAACTACAGGCGCCTGCCAATGTGCAAAGAGATCAACATAAAGCGAGGTGCGGTTCAGCGGCACCATGAGGCCGCCTGCCCCCTCAACCACCAGCGGCCCAAAGACCTGTGGCAACGCCAGTTGCTCCAATTCGATCTCCACGCCTTCCGCCTCGGCCGACAGATGCGGCGAGGCCGGAAGCTGCAGCCTGTAGGCCTCAGGCAGCACATGGCAGCGCACCATGCGCGCAACAAAGGCGCTGTCGGTTTCCTCTTCCAGCCCCGATTGCACTGGCTTCCAATAAGTGGCACTCAAGGCCTGCGTCAGCGCGGCTGCTACCACCGTCTTGCCCACTTCCGTATCGGTGCCAGTCACCACAAGAACCCCGCTCATGCCCACACATCCTGCAACTGGGCGAGGTCTTCGAACATCTGCGTGATCACCTTTTTCGACACGTTGAGCGTCACCGAAAGGCGCAGGCGCGAGGTGCCCGCAGGCACCGTGGGCGGGCGGATACCGCGAATGTCATAGCCTCGTGCCTGCAGGGCCGCTGCCATCTGCATCGTCTTGCCATCCTGACCGATGATGATCGGCAAAATCTGGCACTGAAACCCGTCCAGACCACACAGGCGAGCGGCCTCGGCATGGGCGTGGTTGATCCCCTCCCAGGCGCGCTCCAGACGCTCGCCTCCCTGCGCCAGCAGTTCAAGTGCTGCGCGCACCAGTGCGGCATTCAGCGGCGACGGGGCGGTTGCAAAGATGAAATTGCGCCCCTTGTTGATCAGCATCTCGATCAGAACCTGCGGCGCGCAAATCAAGGCCCCAGAGGCGCCGAGCGCCTTGCCACAGGTATGCAGGGTGATGACATTGCTGCGATGGGCAAACTCATGTGCCAACCCGCGTCCCCCAGGGCCAAAAAGACCCGTGGCGTGGGCCTCATCCACCACCAGAACACCGCCAGAGGTCTCCGCCAGCGCCATCAGTTCAGCCAGCGGCGCAAGATCGCCATCCATGGAATAGACCGCCTCGACCGCAATCCAGACCTGCCCGGTGCCGCCCTGCGTGCGCCACTCGGCAAGGCGCCGCGCCGCGTCCGCGGCATCGTTATGGGCAAAGCTCTGGATCTCGGCCCGGCCCAGCCGCATGCCGTCGCGGGTGCTGGCATGGATCAGATCATCGTAGAGCACCAGATCGCCCCGTTGCGGCAGGGTCGAAAAGATCGCCACATTGGCGTTGAATCCGCCGCCCATGAAAAGCGCCGCCTCACTGCCAAAGAAGGCCGCCGCCTCAGCCTCAAGCAGCTGATGCTCGCTGTCGTTGCCGCGTAGAAGGCGCGAACCACCCGCCCCGACCGGAACGCCCCGCTCCAGCGCCGCATGGGCCGCTGCACGCATTTCCGGGCTGGCAGCAAGGCCCAGATAGTCGTTCGAAGAAAAATCATGACCCGCACGCGGGATCAGGCGGCGATAGCGGTCCTGCTGCGCAAGGCTGTCCAGCAGCGCCTGCTGGCGCGGATAGTCGGCAGCAGGCGTATCAAGCAGGGCGACAGTCATTCGCTCGTCCCCTCGATCCGGCCTTCGCAATGGGCTGCCATCGCCTTGAGGCCGAGCCGGTCGAACAGTTGCTGGTCCTTGTCTTCCTCGGGGTTGTCGGCGGTCAGGAGCGTCTCCCCTACGAAGATCGAATTGGCACCCGCAAAGAAACACATGGCCTGCAGCTCATCGCTCATGTCGGTACGGCCTGCAGAGAGGCGCACATGACTGTTTGGCATCAGGATCCGCGCCAGCGCGATGGTGCGCACGAATTCAATGGGGTCGAGTTTTGGCACATCCGCCAGCGGCGTATCCGGGATCGGGATCAGCATGTTGACCGGCACCGAATCCGGGTGTTCCTCAAGCGTCGCAAGCGCCAGCAGCATGTCGATCCGGTCCATCTGCTGCTCGCCCATGCCGACGATCCCTCCCGCACAGACCTTGATACCAGCCTCGCGCACCCGGTTCAGGGTCTCGATCCGGTCGGCAAAGGTGCGGGTGGTGATGATCTCGGAATAATACCGTTCAGAGGTATCGATATTGTGGTTGTAGTAGTCCAGCCCCGCATCGCGCAGGCGGAAGACCTGATCCTCTTCCAGCATGCCCAGGGTCATGCAGGTCTCCATCCCCAGATCCTTGACCCCATGGATCATCGCCTCCAGCGCGGCCATATCGCGGTCCTTGGGGCTGCGCCAGGCGGCGCCCATGCAATAGCGCGTCGCGCCTGCATCGCGGGCCTTTTTCGCCTCCGCAATCACCCGCTCCACCTCGATCAGCTTGGCGGCAGACAGTTTCGCGCCGTTGCGGGCCGACTGGCTACAATAGGCGCAATCCTCGGGGCAGCCGCCGGTCTTGATGCTCAGCAACTTGGATTTCTGCACCTGATTGGGATCGAACGCCTGCCGGTGTACCGTGTGTGCCCGGAACAGCAGATCCATGAAGGGCAGGTTGTAGATTTCCTCAGCCTCGGTGCGTGTCCAGTCCGTTCTGATCGGCGCGGCATCCAGCATCTGCACCCTCCTCTGATTTTTATCTATCAATTTTTCATGCGTACACCGCAGATTGCATTTTTATAGATAATTTTTGAGCTGGAATACAAGCCCTGCCCGAGATCATTTTTTTGATTTATATACATATACTTAGATACAATCACCACAACCTGGACGCACCATGCAGAAACCCACTTGACGGCACAGGGGCGGCTCTTCTAGGTGTGAAAGCACGCAGGGGAGTCCCACCAAGGGGACTGAGAGGCTGACAGGACGGTAGTAATTCCGGCCGGTGACGCGACCCTTTGAACCTGACCCAGTTGACACTGGCGTAGGAAGCTAGGACCCGCGTCTCTTGGCCCGGTACAGGCCGAGAATGCAACGTCCGAACCGAACGGTGAGTACGACCGTTCCGCGTTTCCCCGCCCATGCCTCATCTGGTGTCTTTTTTGAAGTTTCTGCTTCGAGGAGCACCGTATGACCCATCAAGACCCCAAGATCGCACCCAGTGTGACGACAGGCCCGCTGCCCGCATCGAAAAAGATCTATGTGCCCGGCGAGATCCATCCGGATATCCGCGTGCCGATGCGCGAGATATCGACCCACCCTACCGCGGGCGAAGCACCTCTGCCGGTCTATGACAGCTCAGGCCCCTACACCGATCCTGATCACACCACCGACATCCGCCAGGGCCTGCCTGCCCTGCGCCGAGACTGGATCCGCGCACGTGGGGACGTGGAGGAATACCAAGGCCGCGACATCAAGCCCGAGGATAACGGATTTGTCGAAGGGGACCGCCTGACGCCCGAATTCCCGGTACGCCCTGCCCCGCTGCGGGCCACGGGGGACAAGGCGGTCACGCAGCTCGCTTATGCCCGCGCCGGGATCATCACGCCCGAGATGGAATACATCGCGATCCGCGAAAACCAGCTGCGCGAGACCTCGCCCTGCCACGGAGCGCGCGACGGCAACGACTGGGGCGCCAATATCCCTGACTACGTGACGCCGGAATTCGTCCGCCAGGAGATCGCCGCAGGCCGCGCCATTATACCCGCCAACATCAACCACCCCGAACTGGAGCCGATGATCATCGGCCGCAACTTCCTGGTCAAGATCAACGCTAATATGGGCACCTCCGCCGTGACCTCCTCGATGGAGGAGGAAGTGGACAAGCTGGTCTGGGCGATCCGCTGGGGCGCCGATACGGTGATGGACCTCTCCACCGGGCGCAACATCCACAACACCCGCGAATGGATCATCCGCAACTCCCCCGTGCCCATCGGCACCGTGCCGATCTACCAAGCGCTGGAAAAGGTAAACGGCATTGCCGAGGATCTGACCTGGGAAGTGTTCCGCGACACGCTGATCGAACAGGCAGAGCAAGGCGTTGACTACTTCACCATCCACGCGGGGGTGCGGCTGCATATGGTGCCGATGACCGTGAACCGCGTCACCGGGATCGTGTCGCGTGGCGGCTCGATCATGGTGAAATGGTGCCTGCATCACCACAAGGAAAGCTTCCTTTACGAGCACTTCGAGGAGATCTGCGACATCTGCCGCAAGTATGATGTCTCCTTCTCGCTCGGCGACGGGCTACGCCCCGGCTCGATTGCGGACGCCAATGACGAGGCGCAGTTTGCCGAGTTGGAAACCCTGGGCGAGCTTACACAGATTGCTTGGGCCAAGGACTGCCAGGTGATGATCGAGGGGCCGGGCCATGTGGCCATGCACAAGATCAAGGAAAACATGGACAAGCAGCTGGAGTGCTGCCACGAGGCGCCGTTTTACACGCTTGGCCCCCTCACCACCGATATTGCACCGGGGTACGATCACATCACCTCCGGCATCGGGGCGGCGATGATCGGCTGGTTCGGCTGCGCCATGCTGTGCTACGTGACGCCTAAGGAGCATCTGGGCCTGCCGGACCGCGACGACGTCAAGACCGGCGTGATCACCTACAAGATCGCGGCTCATGCAGCCGATCTGGCGAAGGGGCTGCCGGGGGCGCAGCGGCGCGATGATGCGCTATCCCGCGCGCGGTTTGAGTTCCGCTGGGAAGATCAGTTCAACCTCTCGCTGGACCCTGAAACGGCCCGAGATTTCCACGATGCCACCCTACCGAAACAAGCCCATAAGGTGGCGCACTTCTGCTCCATGTGCGGGCCGAAATTCTGCTCTATGCGGATCAGCCACGACATCCGCGCCGAAGCCCAGAAGGAGGGGATGGAGGCCATGGCGGCCAAGTTCCGCGAGGGCGGTGACCTTTATGTGCCGGTGAAGGACGCTGAGGACACGGGCGCATGATCACCATCGCAGGCGCCGGGCTGGCCGGGCTGGCCTGCGCGCATGAGCTGGCGCAGCGCGGTGCTGAAGTAACGGTCTATGAAAACAGCGCGCGCATTGGCGAGAGCAGCGTCTCGCGCTATGCGGGGGGCATGCTTGCCCCCTGGTGTGAGGCGGAAAGCGCCGAAGCCGAGGTAATCACCCTCGGCAGCCGCGCCCTCGATTGGTGGGCCCAGATCACCCCGGTGGTCCGGCGCGGCACGCTGGTGGTTGCGCCTACCCGCGACCGGGCGGACCTCACCCGCTTTGCCAAACGCACCAAAGCCCATGAGGTGGTTGATGAAGCGCAGATCGCCGCGTTGGAGCCGGACCTCGCTGGCCGGTTCCGCACGGGTCTGCACTTTGCGCAGGAAGGGCATCTGGACCCGCGAAAGGCATTGAAGGACCTTACCAGCCGTGTCGAGAAGATGGGCGTGATACTCCATCTTGGCACCCCCGCCCCGGAGAGGGTGACCCTTGACTGCACCGGCATCAAAGCGCAACTGTCAGGCCTGCGCCCGGTGCGCGGGGAGATGGCCATCCTACATGCACCGGGGGTTGGGATCAGCCGCACCCTACGTCTGTTGCACCCGCGAATCCCCATCTATCTGGTGCCGCGCGGGGATCACCACTTCATGCTGGGCGCCACCATGGTGGAAAGCAGCGCCACCTGCCCGCCGACATTGCGCGCCCTCAGCGAGTTGATGAATGCCGCCTACACCCTGCATCCGGGGCTTGCTGAAGCCTCGGTGGTGGAGGTCGGCGCAGGGCTGCGCCCGGCCTTTGCAAATAACTTTCCCCAGCTCGTCTGGCAGGACGGCACATTGTTCCTGAACGGGCTTTATCGACACGGGTTTCTGCTGGCGCCCGCCATGGCCGCGCGCGCCGCAGATGCCCTGATGCCGGAGACAAGAAATGCAGATCATCGTGAACGCCGAACCGCGTGAGATCCACGCCGCGACCCTCGACGCCGCACTGAAAGAGCTGGGCTTTACCAGCCCTGCAATCGCCACCGCGCTCAACGGGCAATTTGTTTCGCGCGCGAAACGTGTTGACACAGTATTAACGGCAGGGGACCGGCTCGAAGTACTCTCCCCCATGCAGGGAGGCTGAGCGATGCGGCTTTATGACTGCGAAGTCACTTCGCGCCTGTTGATTGGGACCGCGCAATACCCTTCCCCGCAGGTGCTGATGGAGGCGATCCGCGCAAGCGCCAGTGAGATCATCACCGTGTCCCTGCGGCGCGAAACGACGGGTGGCTCTGGCGCGGCCTTTTGGGAACTACTGCAAGACCTTGGCACCCGCATCCTTCCCAATACAGCCGGCTGCCACACGGTGCGTGACGCGGTCACCACCGCCCACATGGCGCGAGAGGTCTTTGGTACGCCCTGGATCAAGCTCGAAGTGATCGGCCACAACGATACGCTGCAACCGGACGTTTTTGCGCTGGTCGAAGCGGCCCGCATCCTCAGCGAGGACGGCTTTCAGGTCTTTCCCTATACCACCGAAGATCTGGTGGTAGGTGAGCGCTTGATCGAGGCGGGCTGCGAGGTGCTGATGCCCTGGGGCGCGCCGATCGGGTCCGGGCAAGGACTGCTGCGCCGGGACGGCCTTAGAGCCATGCGGGCGCATTTCCCGGACATACCGCTGATCGTCGATGCCGGTATCGGTCGGCCTTCGGACGCCGCAGAGGCGATGGAACTGGGCATGGACGCGGTCCTTTTGAACACCGCCGTGGCCAAGGCCGGCGATCCGGTATTGATGGCCCGTGCCATGGCGCAGGCAATTGCCGCCGGGCGCGCCGGTTTTGAAGCGGAACCGATGGAGCGGCGCGACATGGGGGTGCCTTCGACCCCGGTTCTGGGCCTTGCGGAATTGATATGATGGGCGGAGTTGATGTGATGGAGCGCTTTTACCTGATCGTCGGCCATGTGGGCCGGTTGGAGCTTTTGGTGCCGCAGGGCGTGAAACTGGTCCAGCTGCGCATCAAGGACCAGCCCGAGGCAGAGGTGCGCCGCCAGATCGCCCGCGCGCGCGATTTCTGCGCGGTGCATGGCGCGCAGCTGGTCGTGAATGACCACTGGCAGGCGGCGCTGGATCTGAACTGCACCTTTGTGCACCTTGGCCAGGAGGATATGGAAACGGCCGATTTCGCCGCCCTGCGCCGAGCCGGGGTGCGCTATGGCCTATCCACCCATGACGAGGCAGAGCTGGACCGCGCCCTGTCCCATGATCCTGCCTATGTGGCGCTGGGACCCGTGTATGAGACCCTGCTGAAAAAGATGAAATGGGCACCGCAGGGGCTGGATCGGGTACGGCGCTGGAAGGCGCTTGTCGGCGACACGCCCCTTGTTGCCATCGGCGGGCTGACACCCGAGCGCCTGCCCGGTGTCTTTGCCGCAGGCGCTGACAGCGCCGCTGTGGTGACGGACATACAACAGGCCGCCGACCCCGAGCGGCGCACGCGCGAATGGATCGAGGCCTGCACCTCATGAGTCAGACAGACCGATACGCACGTCAGACAGCCCTGCCCGAGGTCGGCGCCCGCGGTCAGGCCAGGCTGGCCTCGGCCCATGTACTCATCGTCGGCGCCGGAGGGTTGGGCTGCCCGTGCCTGAGCTACCTTGCCGGAGCGGGCGTGGGCGAGATCACCCTGATGGATCCCGATCTGGTCGAGGAGAGCAACCTGCACCGCCAACCGCTTTACACCATGTCCGACATCGGCCTGCCCAAGGTCGAGGCTGCAAGGCGCCACCTCGGCCAGGCTCATCCCGGTGTAAGGCTCTATCCGATCCAGAGCGCATTGACACCTTTGAACGCCCTTGCGGCCCTGGCCCGGGCCGACATCGTCGTGGATGCAGCCGATAGCATAGCCGCGTCATACACCCTGTCCGATGCCTGCATGGCCAAGGGCACGCCGCTGATTTCAGCGTCTGCCTTGGGGCAATCGGGTTATGTCGGGGGAT
It encodes:
- the bioD gene encoding dethiobiotin synthase; amino-acid sequence: MSGVLVVTGTDTEVGKTVVAAALTQALSATYWKPVQSGLEEETDSAFVARMVRCHVLPEAYRLQLPASPHLSAEAEGVEIELEQLALPQVFGPLVVEGAGGLMVPLNRTSLYVDLFAHWQAPVVLCASTRLGTINHTLLSLEALRARGCSVVGVIFNGDPAPEVEETICQFGEVAHLGRLPVIAPLTPDALRSACAADIDLDTIRKALI
- a CDS encoding ABC transporter permease: MMTLSKGSMAALIALAVGAMCLVLEGVAPWLTAFPKGWVLPATEWVGSAMEAFLALIKPAARQFSALMAYPMEAANWILGATPWPFLIAATVALGWRLGGLTMALMAAVGLGAVLASGYWPQSMNTLALVSVSVPLALLIGGAIGILANEYPRVRAPVQALLDVMQTVPTFAYLTPLLVLFGFGPVVGLIASAIYAAPPMARNVLLGLQRIEPEIKEAAIMAGGTRVQQLFQVEIPAAATQIMVGVNQCLMAALSMVIIAAVIGGFDDIGWEVLLTMRKAQFGASLLAGLVIVIFAILIDRMSGTLANEKRRYYDGRVSLVILALGALASLAFYGQIQDPGAYALFNSTADRVDAGLSAFTSANAELLTAIKNGVMFYVLLPLRIGLDQAVLPFTWGFVWTSGMSMALFAAGAVVGLYCAYRGKLTLGLVILIAAGMLETGISQLPWPFVLVGVGALSYVAGGVRLSALSVVLLSTILLSGLWERALLSLYLSGAAVFACAVLGGVIGLASAVSPMVWRVVRPVCDMLQTIPLFVFLIPVLMVFQIGEFSAFLAIIAYAIVPMIRYTRHGLTETPAEMIEAATASGATRWQMMRDVRAPYAAPTILLGLNQTILYAFAMLVIAALIGTTGLGQSIYLALGQADVGLGISAGAAMAILALIADRIVQGFAEERRRALGL
- a CDS encoding ABC transporter substrate-binding protein yields the protein MKTTSFALTLGAAAFISSAAGAADLGAVDKPIKLAMNEWTGQHITTHIAGEMLKAAGYKVEYVSAGMMNQFQAIADGDIHATLEIWSSNVSDEYAKKVAEGTVVELGDLELDAKEGIAYPAHVAELCPGLPAWEALKDCAPLFATAETLPAGRLVDYPADWGTPGADRMTGLDLPFKAVPAGSEAALIVELRAATERKTPLLVTFWQPHWAMSAYDVKFVDLPVGEEACFNDPAWGPNPNAVNDCDFAPSRIFKAGWSGLAETWPAAFEILYNYTLAVEDQQPMMGAVDVDGGKVEEVVAEWMAANEDSWRPVVDAALQ
- the bioA gene encoding adenosylmethionine--8-amino-7-oxononanoate transaminase translates to MPDTALGPLAFDQKHLWHPYTNVTKPGPTFLVKEAEGVHITLEDGTRLIDAMSSWWCMMHGHRHPAITGAIKAQLDRLPHVMFGGLTHDPAVDLGRRLLDVTPESLTRIFYCDSGSVSVEVAMKMAVQYQHAMGHPGRSEFATVRSGYHGDTWKAMSVCDPDTGMHHLFQGALSVQHFVARPPVRLDHPWIEDPEQNGLAELRRVLEVGQDRIAAFILEPVVQGTGGMYFYHPEYLNQARALCDEFGVLLIFDEIATGFGRTGEMFATGLTDIQPDIICLGKGLTGGHISFAATLTNDRVAEGIGGGHPGIFMHGPTYMANPLACSAACAAIDLLTGQDWRSRIAQIEAQMIEELAPARDLPGVRDVRVLGAIGVIEMDHRVSADEAHALAPKSGVFLRPFGHNIYTMPPFVTMPDDLSRVTGAMRQLAAVL
- a CDS encoding quaternary amine ABC transporter ATP-binding protein, with product MSKEVTPAITCQHVWQVFGANAESALKRALSSTASADEAAAELRAEGLTPAVQDATFEVQEGELFVIMGLSGSGKSTLIRCISQLLPGTGGEILIEGEDIRTASPKRLIEMRRNKLGMVFQHFGLFPHMSVAENVAYPLRVQGMGRKERLAKAQKVIDLVGLGGREKNFPRELSGGQRQRVGIARSLVADCSVWFLDEPFSALDPLIRRQLQDEFLDIQAKLKTTIVFITHDINEALKLADRIAIMRDGKIVQIGTPSDIVLNPVDDYVREFSKDVAKGQHARVASVMQAGGDLAHGPDDPGLRRDMTLDAALARCMELYEPVPVRDENGELLGVVNPADLAAALQVDPAA